GGCATAAACGCATGCAGACAATAGAAGACGCCGTTGAGATCGGTGCCCATCAGCGTTTCCCAGTCCTCAAGCGTAATCTCATGAATTTTGCCCTGCACAATCACGCCGGCGTTGTTCACAACTACGTCAACGCGACCAAACTCATCGGTGACGCGCTGTGCAAGCGCCTGTACCTGCGCGGCGTCAGAAACGTCGCAGGGCGCGACCAGATGTTTACCTTGCGCAAGCGTCGCCGCCACTTTATCGAGTTTCTCTTTGGTGCGGCCAACCAGCACGACGCTTGCGCCTTCACGGGCAAACCGGCGCGCCGCCGCGGCGCCAATCCCTGATCCCGCACCCGTCACGACCACGACTTTTTCTTGAAAACGGTTCATACATCCTCCTTTCCAGTGTCTGGCACAATGCTGTGCTTAATCATCAAGTCCTTGTTAACTCTGGCATTCATTGCGCGCTTAGCAAGTCGGGACGGCGAGAATATACGTAACTGCCTGTTTTCGCTTAAATAAAAAGTCATGAAAAAATGTGACGTAACCCAAACTTTCGCGCCGCAAATTAAGAAGGGGGCAGGTTGTGGCACTTTAACTTTGCTTATCAAAAGGTTACTCATTTATCATAGAGATATTATTGTGCGGCTCCGCTTGCCTGTGGATAACATGTGCAAAGTGAACAAAAAATATCCTGAGCGGCGATCCCGTTCGATCCTGCGGGTTGCGGAGATATCAACCCTGTCACTTTTAAGGATCGTTGCAGATTAAGTTGATCTTAATTTCAATCCCGGCCTTTTTAAGCTGGCGTTAATTTCCATACCCGTAAACCGGGAGGAGGAGAGCAATGAGCGTTTCCCGTGAGTATGTAACTTTCCTGCTGGACCAGCTGGCGCCCCTCGGTGAGGTGCAGACCCGCCGCATGTTTGGCTGCGTGGCGCTGTTCCAGGCGGGGCGGATGTTTGCGCTGGTGGACGGCGACGCGCAGCTTTATATCAAAGCCGACGATCAGAACCGCGAACGGTTTATCGCTGAAGGCTTTCCGCCTTTTACCTATATCACCACCCGGCGCAGCGGTGGCCAGCAGGAAGTGACGCTCGGTTATTACCGCATCGCGGAGGAGCTGGTGGAGGATAACCAGGCGTTTGTACGCTGGGCGCACGAAGGGCTTGCCGCCGCCATGCGCGCGCCGGTAAAAAAGCCACGTAAAACATCGCGTAAAAGTGGGAAAATGGCTTAATCGAACGATAAACGACTATTTTAGTTACAACATACTAATAACGATCCAATGAATATCCTGTGAGGTCAGCGCCGTAAAAAGTCTGGCAGTATGAAAAAGACGGAGAAAATCAGGGCGGCGCGTGGAAAACAGCCATAAAAAAAGCCAGGCGGGCTGGCTTTACCAAGGGAAAGAAGGGCGTTTAAATCTCGCTGCCGGGGCGGGCAAAGGCCTCGCCGATGGCGTAGAAATGCCCGCCTGCCACATGGTGGAGGCTGCGCAGTTCCGGCGGCGCCGTCTCGAAATGCCAGCGTCCATCGTGAAAGACGCGCGTAT
This DNA window, taken from Cronobacter universalis NCTC 9529, encodes the following:
- a CDS encoding TfoX/Sxy family protein; translation: MSVSREYVTFLLDQLAPLGEVQTRRMFGCVALFQAGRMFALVDGDAQLYIKADDQNRERFIAEGFPPFTYITTRRSGGQQEVTLGYYRIAEELVEDNQAFVRWAHEGLAAAMRAPVKKPRKTSRKSGKMA